The window CAAATAACTGTGGTGTTGATGGCTTTGGTTTGGGCATTTTGCTTGAAGACAAGCAAATTAAAAAAATGGTGTCGTCGTATGTGGGTGAAAACGCGTTATTTGAGCAGCAACTATTAGCGGGTGAATTGGAGGTAGAACTTACCCCACAAGGCACTTTGGCTGAGAAAATGCGTGCAGGAGGGGCGGGTATTCCCGCATTTTATACGGCAACAGGTGTGGGTACTTTAGTTGCCGAAGGTAAAGAAATTAAACAATTTAATGGCCGCGATTATTTGCTCGAGCCAAGTATTGTCGGTGATTTTGCCATTATTAAAGCGTGGAAAGCTGATCGATATGGCAATTGTGTTTATCGCCATACTGCAATGAACTTTAACCCCATGGCGGCTACCGCAGGCAAAATTACCGTGGTAGAAGCAGAAGAAATTGTGGAGCCTGGTGAGCTTGCGCCAAGCGACATT of the Pseudoalteromonas spongiae UST010723-006 genome contains:
- a CDS encoding CoA transferase subunit A codes for the protein MAGFNKVVSSYSEAMAGLEDGMTVIAGGFGLCGIPEGLISEIKRQQTKGLTVVSNNCGVDGFGLGILLEDKQIKKMVSSYVGENALFEQQLLAGELEVELTPQGTLAEKMRAGGAGIPAFYTATGVGTLVAEGKEIKQFNGRDYLLEPSIVGDFAIIKAWKADRYGNCVYRHTAMNFNPMAATAGKITVVEAEEIVEPGELAPSDIHTPGIYVNRVIKGVFEKRIERVVTQEQN